The Phalacrocorax carbo chromosome 11, bPhaCar2.1, whole genome shotgun sequence genome includes a region encoding these proteins:
- the SASH3 gene encoding SAM and SH3 domain-containing protein 3 isoform X2: MLRRKSSNAGEKEPGHKKLSLQRSSSFKDFAKSKVSSPVPSEKEFSLEENIPEDESISASPDDAARGSGMKLGKKWRAVISRTMNRKMGRMAVKALAEGKGEVEEEGSLCPQPPAGSTEEPSHEKVPMSYMEMEEDGHPSISRQPSSGSEVSSPGPCSSNRDSLRLEESGPAYTGPFCGRARVHTDFTPSPYDKDSLKLQKGDIIGIIEKPPVGTWTGLLNNRVGSFKFIYVDIIPEETAPARKSRGSSKSKRLKPKTLHELLERINLQEHTSTLLLNGYQTLEDFKELRETHLNELNITDPQHRAKLLTAAELLLDYDTSEPEEGDSSEAQPSPSEPMGDIPRDSGCFEGSETLDSNRDEAELGDPEGQLRALSLAESS; encoded by the exons ATGCTGCGCCGCAAGTCCTCCAATGCCGGCGAGAAGGAGCCGGGACACAAAAAG ctctccctccAGCGCTCCAGCAGCTTCAAGGACTTCGCCAAGTCTAAAGTCAGCTCTCCTGTGCCAAGCGAGAAggagttcagcctggaggagaac ATCCCCGAGGATGAATCCATCAGCGCCAGCCCTGACGATGCTGCACGGGGCAGCGGCATGAAGCTGGGCAAGAAGTGGAGGGCCGTCATCTCCCGCACCATGAACCGCAAGATGGGCAGGATGGCCGTGAAAGCCCTGGCCGAGGGGAAG GGAGAGGTGGAGGAAGAGGGGTCCCtgtgcccacagcccccagccGGCAGCACGGAGGAGCCCAGCCATGAAAAGGTGCCCATGTCTTACATGGAGATGGAGGAAGATGGGCACCCATCCATCAGCCGCCAGCCATCCAGCG GCAGCGAAGTTTCCAGCCCTGGCCCCTGCAGCAGCAACCGGGACAGCCTGCGGCTGGAGGAGAGCGGTCCAGCCTACACCGGCCCCTTCTGCGGCCGGGCTCGCGTCCACACCGACTTTACACCCAGCCCGTACGACAAGGACTCGCTGAAGCTGCAG AAAGGGGACATCATTGGCATCATCGAGAAGCCACCTGTGGGCACCTGGACCGGGCTGCTCAACAACAGGGTGGGCTCCTTCAAGTTCATCTACGTGGACATCATCCCCGAGGAGACGGCCCCTGCCCGCAAGAGCCGGGGCTCCAGCAAGAGCAAGCGGCTCAAGCCCAAGACCCTCCATGAGCTGCTGGAGCGCATCAACCTGCAG GAGCACACCTCCACCCTGCTGCTGAACGGCTACCAGACCCTGGAGGACTTCAAGGAGCTGCGGGAGACCCACCTCAACGAGCTGAACATCACAGACCCCCAGCATCGCGCCAAGCTCCTCACGGCCGCCGAGCTCCTCCTGGATTATGACA cGAGTGAGCCGGAGGAAGGCGACAGCTCCGAAGCCCAGCCTTCACCCTCGGAGCCCATGGGGGACATTCCCCGGGACTCGGGCTGCTTCGAGGGATCAGAGACCCTAGACAGCAACCGGGACGAGGCCGAGCTGGGGGATCCCGAGGGGCAGCTGCGGGCTCTCTCCCTGGCAGAGTCCTCctga
- the XPNPEP2 gene encoding xaa-Pro aminopeptidase 2 translates to MHPLQWIAAWVLLLHGCAIGRLPQAAFARTDVRNCSMDPPYLPPTATNTTARLAALRDIMRAYGVQAYIVPSTDAHMSEYIAERDSRLGWLTGFTGSAGTGVVTQDKAALWTDSRYWTQAERQMDCNWELQRTPWVESIGLWILEAVPVGGSVSLDPFLFSIDTWNSYSQALHGSGRTLLPIEPNLVDLVWGDKRPPPASGEIYSLPPAFTGSTWQEKVDGIRKQMEQHIRRPTALLLSGLEETAWLFNLRGDDIPYNPVFYSYTLLTNTSISLFVDEKRLSAEARQSLQAKCPGSLCVELQEYGQARAHLRRYAQGNVIVWLGTEYTTYGLYGVIPQEKLLEDRYSPVMLAKAVKNTKEQKLMRAAHVRDAVAVIQYLLWLEKMVPQGKVDEFLGAQHIDALRQAQEHNHGPSFQSISASGLNAALAHYSPSNGSSRMLSVDEMYLSDTGGQYLDGTTDITRTVHWGVPTPLQKEAYTRVLMGNIDLSRLVFPPNTAGRTVESFARRALWDVGLNYGHGTGHGIGNFLSVHEWPVGFQSNNVPLAAGMFTSIEPGYYRDGEFGIRIEDVALVVEAQTKHQSGEKPFLTFEVVSLVPYDRNLIDLSLLSQDQIQYLNAYYDTIRARVGPELQRQQLEEEYRWLQRNTEPFPLGSAAAATATLGTLALASLLSVLLTGLQA, encoded by the exons ATGCACCCCCTGCAGTGGATCGCAGCCTGGGTGCTCCTGCTCCACG GCTGTGCCATAGGCCGGCTGCCACAGGCTGCCTTCGCCAGGACCGATGTCCGGAACTGCTCCATGGACCCACCG TACCTTCCCCCTACGGCCACCAACACAACGGCACGTCTCGCCGCTCTGCGGGACATCATGCGAGCCTACGGCGTCCAAGCCTACATTGTGCCCTCCACGGATGCCCACATG AGCGAGTACATCGCTGAGCGGGATTCCCGGCTGGGCTGGCTGACTGGCTTCACCGGCTCTGCAG GCACCGGCGTGGTGACGCAGGATAAGGCTGCGCTGTGGACCGACAGCCGCTACTGGACCCAAGCAGAGCGGCAGATGGACTGCaactgggagctgcagaggacAC CCTGGGTCGAGTCCATCGGGCTGTGGATCCTGGAGGCGGTTCCTGTGGGGGGGAGTGTCAGCTTGGaccccttcctcttctccatcG ACACCTGGAACAGCTACAGCCAGGCTCTGCATGGCTCTGGCAGGACCCTGCTCCCCATCGAGCCCAACCTTGTGGATCTAGTGTGGGGTGACAAGAGACCCCCTCCAGCCTCCGGCGAGATCTACAGCCTCCCTCCAGCATTCACAG GGAGCACCTGGCAGGAGAAGGTGGATGGGATCCGGAAGCAGATGGAGCAGCACATTCGACGCCCCACGGCCTTGCTGCTGTCGGGGCTGGAGGAGACGGCCT GGCTCTTCAATCTCCGCGGAGACGACATCCCCTACAACCCTGTCTTCTACTCCTACACCCTGCTGACCAACACCAGCATAAG cctgttcGTGGACGAGAAGCGGCTGTCGGCGGAGGCGCGGCAGTCCCTGCAGGCGAAGTGCCCCGGCTCGCTGTGCGTGGAGCTGCAGGAGTATGGGCAGGCACGTGCCCACCTCCGCCGCTACGCCCAGGGCAACGTCATCGTCTGGCTGGGCACCGAGTACACCACCTACGGCCTCTACGGCGTCATCCCCCAG gagaagctgctggaggACCGCTACTCCCCCGTCATGCTGGCCAAGGCTGTGAAAAACACCAAGGAACAAAAGCTGATGCGAGCTGCTCAC GTTCGGGACGCAGTAGCTGTCATCCAGTACCTGCTGTGGCTGGAGAAGATGGTCCCACAGGGGAAAGTGGACGAGTTTTTGGGGGCGCAGCACATCGACGCGCTCCGCCA ggCCCAGGAGCACAACCACGGGCCCAGCTTCCAGTCCATCTCTGCCAGTGGGCTCAACGCGGCGCTGGCCCACTACAG CCCCTCCAACGGGAGCAGCCGGATGCTGTCTGTGGATGAGATGTACCTTTCGGACACTGGAGGGCAATATCT GGACGGGACGACAGACATCACGCGGACGGTGCACTGGGGTGTGCCGACCCCACTCCAGAAG GAAGCCTACACCCGTGTACTGATGGGCAACATCGACTTGTCCCGCCTTGTCTTCCCACCCAACACGGCAG GGAGAACGGTGGAGTCCTTCGCCCGCCGGGCACTCTGGGACGTGGGACTCAACTACGGCCACGGGACGGGCCATGGCATCGGCAACTTCCTCTCGGTCCATGAGT GGCCCGTGGGCTTCCAGTCCAACAACGTGCCACTGGCGGCCGGCATGTTCACCTCCATCG AGCCCGGGTACTACCGGGATGGCGAGTTCGGGATCCGCATCGAGGACGTCGCCCTCGTGGTGGAGGCGCAGACCAAG cACCAGAGCGGGGAGAAGCCCTTCCTGACCTTCGAGGTGGTGTCCCTGGTGCCCTACGACCGCAACCTCATTGACCTCAGCCTCCTGTCCCAGGACCAG ATCCAGTACCTGAACGCCTACTACGACACCATCCGGGCACGCGTGGGGCCAGAGCTGCAgcggcagcagctggaggaggagtaCCGCTGGCTGCAGAGGAACACGGAGCCCTTCCCGCtgggcagcgccgccgccgccaccgccacccTGGGCACGCTGGCCCTCGCCTCCCTCCTCTCCGTGCTGCTCACCGGGCTGCAGGCCTGA
- the SASH3 gene encoding SAM and SH3 domain-containing protein 3 isoform X1: MLRRKSSNAGEKEPGHKKLSLQRSSSFKDFAKSKVSSPVPSEKEFSLEENIPEDESISASPDDAARGSGMKLGKKWRAVISRTMNRKMGRMAVKALAEGKGEVEEEGSLCPQPPAGSTEEPSHEKVPMSYMEMEEDGHPSISRQPSSGSEVSSPGPCSSNRDSLRLEESGPAYTGPFCGRARVHTDFTPSPYDKDSLKLQKGDIIGIIEKPPVGTWTGLLNNRVGSFKFIYVDIIPEETAPARKSRGSSKSKRLKPKTLHELLERINLQEHTSTLLLNGYQTLEDFKELRETHLNELNITDPQHRAKLLTAAELLLDYDTASEPEEGDSSEAQPSPSEPMGDIPRDSGCFEGSETLDSNRDEAELGDPEGQLRALSLAESS, from the exons ATGCTGCGCCGCAAGTCCTCCAATGCCGGCGAGAAGGAGCCGGGACACAAAAAG ctctccctccAGCGCTCCAGCAGCTTCAAGGACTTCGCCAAGTCTAAAGTCAGCTCTCCTGTGCCAAGCGAGAAggagttcagcctggaggagaac ATCCCCGAGGATGAATCCATCAGCGCCAGCCCTGACGATGCTGCACGGGGCAGCGGCATGAAGCTGGGCAAGAAGTGGAGGGCCGTCATCTCCCGCACCATGAACCGCAAGATGGGCAGGATGGCCGTGAAAGCCCTGGCCGAGGGGAAG GGAGAGGTGGAGGAAGAGGGGTCCCtgtgcccacagcccccagccGGCAGCACGGAGGAGCCCAGCCATGAAAAGGTGCCCATGTCTTACATGGAGATGGAGGAAGATGGGCACCCATCCATCAGCCGCCAGCCATCCAGCG GCAGCGAAGTTTCCAGCCCTGGCCCCTGCAGCAGCAACCGGGACAGCCTGCGGCTGGAGGAGAGCGGTCCAGCCTACACCGGCCCCTTCTGCGGCCGGGCTCGCGTCCACACCGACTTTACACCCAGCCCGTACGACAAGGACTCGCTGAAGCTGCAG AAAGGGGACATCATTGGCATCATCGAGAAGCCACCTGTGGGCACCTGGACCGGGCTGCTCAACAACAGGGTGGGCTCCTTCAAGTTCATCTACGTGGACATCATCCCCGAGGAGACGGCCCCTGCCCGCAAGAGCCGGGGCTCCAGCAAGAGCAAGCGGCTCAAGCCCAAGACCCTCCATGAGCTGCTGGAGCGCATCAACCTGCAG GAGCACACCTCCACCCTGCTGCTGAACGGCTACCAGACCCTGGAGGACTTCAAGGAGCTGCGGGAGACCCACCTCAACGAGCTGAACATCACAGACCCCCAGCATCGCGCCAAGCTCCTCACGGCCGCCGAGCTCCTCCTGGATTATGACA cagcGAGTGAGCCGGAGGAAGGCGACAGCTCCGAAGCCCAGCCTTCACCCTCGGAGCCCATGGGGGACATTCCCCGGGACTCGGGCTGCTTCGAGGGATCAGAGACCCTAGACAGCAACCGGGACGAGGCCGAGCTGGGGGATCCCGAGGGGCAGCTGCGGGCTCTCTCCCTGGCAGAGTCCTCctga